Proteins found in one Nostoc sp. NIES-3756 genomic segment:
- a CDS encoding EndoU domain-containing protein translates to MSHLAFPVKISVGAFILLAFCVNSANSATISEGFENGTKTSYANGNVNLSTGSWNFNDAVIGDLSNDRKSGAKSARIRNNGKVSMRFDRTTGAGSITIKYAKFGNDANTSWGVWCSTNGGSSWSQIGSTVNTTSTTLQTATFTPNISGNVRCEVRKTDGTANRTNIDDIVINDYGSSGSTGSTGSTGSTGSTGSTSAALPAGTVPFFDNINNPVTGLALGSPGDVTPTAPVPNSFDTAVIELCGAPGTVVSRAGFQSMMQKNPTVLANIKASVGGFLKAGRTADTDFLNDLTDIWFNVKGFDHVFCGEPVQGGSIGGLHFVGRYVELQNKGLAGRLDNNRSREEVVPNTIYTMGVIMKVGNGTARSAIKGYPYSLNAEEILSKASLGYKNNPNTSSTNQACLLNVTDEGRTFKAVFVARQGGLRTFYPDATPDSTAACKQ, encoded by the coding sequence ATGTCTCATTTAGCTTTTCCTGTAAAAATATCAGTAGGAGCATTTATACTACTTGCCTTTTGTGTAAATAGCGCCAATAGTGCCACAATTTCTGAAGGATTTGAGAACGGTACAAAAACAAGTTATGCAAATGGGAATGTTAATCTCAGCACAGGTTCATGGAATTTCAATGATGCTGTGATTGGTGATCTCAGCAATGATAGAAAAAGTGGTGCAAAGTCTGCACGCATTCGTAATAATGGCAAAGTGTCGATGCGATTTGATCGCACTACGGGTGCAGGCTCGATTACTATCAAATACGCTAAGTTTGGTAATGACGCTAATACTAGTTGGGGTGTTTGGTGTTCAACTAACGGTGGATCTTCATGGTCACAAATTGGCTCTACTGTTAATACCACTTCTACAACCTTGCAAACAGCAACTTTTACACCCAACATCTCTGGTAATGTTCGCTGTGAAGTTCGCAAGACTGATGGGACTGCAAACCGAACCAATATTGATGACATCGTAATTAATGATTACGGTTCTTCGGGTTCTACAGGTTCTACAGGTTCTACAGGTTCTACAGGTTCTACAGGTTCTACCTCAGCAGCTTTACCAGCAGGTACTGTACCTTTCTTTGACAATATCAACAACCCTGTAACTGGGTTAGCCCTTGGTAGCCCTGGTGATGTCACTCCTACCGCCCCAGTTCCTAACAGCTTTGACACAGCAGTAATTGAGCTTTGTGGCGCTCCTGGTACTGTTGTAAGTCGCGCTGGCTTCCAGTCTATGATGCAGAAAAACCCTACTGTCTTGGCAAATATTAAGGCATCCGTGGGAGGTTTTCTCAAAGCAGGGCGTACTGCCGATACTGATTTCTTGAACGATTTAACCGATATCTGGTTTAATGTCAAAGGTTTTGATCATGTATTCTGTGGAGAACCAGTTCAAGGAGGCTCTATTGGTGGTCTACATTTTGTTGGTCGTTATGTAGAACTGCAAAATAAAGGTTTAGCTGGACGACTGGATAATAATAGGTCTAGAGAAGAGGTTGTTCCTAACACTATCTACACTATGGGTGTAATTATGAAGGTAGGTAATGGAACTGCTCGCTCTGCAATCAAAGGTTATCCTTACAGCCTCAATGCTGAAGAAATTTTGTCAAAGGCCTCTTTAGGTTACAAGAACAACCCCAACACTAGCAGCACTAACCAAGCCTGTCTTCTCAACGTTACAGATGAGGGTAGAACTTTCAAAGCTGTATTTGTTGCCAGACAAGGTGGTCTACGTACCTTCTATCCCGATGCTACTCCTGACTCTACCGCCGCTTGTAAACAGTAA
- the hcp gene encoding hydroxylamine reductase: MLVSGHDLLALKAVLEQTAGTGIKVCTHGELLPAHGYPKLKQTYPHLYGHYGTAWQNQTHEFERFPGAIAMTTNCLMPPHESYKDKVFTLGPVGYPSLRHISIHDISPVIQKALELPGFTEASEQKTVTTGFARNAVLGVADDVINAVKQGDIRHFFLVGGCDGAKPGRNYYSDLVAQMPNDCVVLTLGCGKFRFFDQNLGDIGGIPRLIDIGQCNDAYSAIQIAVALAGAFKVNVNQLPLSMILSWYEQKAIAVLLTLLYLGIQNIRIGPTLPAFLTPNVVKLLSEKYHLQLITTPEQDLAVCLG; the protein is encoded by the coding sequence ATCCTCGTTTCAGGACATGATTTACTCGCCTTAAAAGCCGTCCTCGAACAAACAGCAGGAACAGGAATTAAGGTATGCACCCACGGCGAACTCCTCCCCGCACATGGCTATCCCAAACTGAAACAGACTTACCCACACCTTTACGGACACTACGGTACAGCATGGCAAAATCAAACCCATGAATTTGAACGCTTTCCTGGTGCGATCGCTATGACTACTAATTGTCTCATGCCTCCCCATGAAAGTTACAAAGATAAGGTGTTTACTTTAGGCCCTGTGGGTTATCCTAGTTTGCGACATATTAGCATCCACGACATTTCCCCAGTTATCCAAAAAGCATTAGAACTCCCAGGTTTTACAGAAGCAAGTGAACAAAAAACAGTCACTACAGGTTTTGCTAGAAATGCTGTTTTAGGTGTAGCTGATGATGTAATTAATGCTGTTAAACAAGGTGATATTCGTCACTTCTTCCTAGTTGGTGGTTGTGATGGTGCAAAACCAGGACGCAATTACTACAGCGATTTAGTAGCACAAATGCCTAATGATTGTGTAGTCTTAACTTTAGGTTGTGGCAAATTCCGCTTCTTTGATCAGAATTTAGGCGATATCGGCGGTATTCCTCGCTTAATCGATATCGGACAGTGCAACGATGCTTACTCAGCCATTCAAATTGCTGTGGCTTTGGCAGGTGCATTCAAAGTCAACGTCAATCAACTACCACTATCGATGATACTGTCTTGGTATGAACAAAAGGCGATCGCAGTTCTTCTAACACTCTTATACCTGGGTATCCAAAACATTCGCATCGGCCCCACCCTTCCAGCTTTCTTAACTCCCAATGTTGTGAAGTTGCTGTCAGAGAAATACCATCTCCAACTCATCACCACACCAGAACAAGATTTAGCGGTATGTCTGGGTTAG
- the mutS gene encoding DNA mismatch repair protein MutS, with protein MTASDIQPTQPNTPPTPHADTRLVDRTKLSKMYQHYVEVKDKHPHALLLYRVGDFFETFFQDAVTVARELELVLTSKHGGEVGRVAMTGVPHHAWERYTTQLVEKGYAVVICDQVEDASEAVGLVRREVTRILTPGTLLEEGMLKSSRNNYLAAVVIAGSHWGLAYADISTGEFLTTQDSDWERLTQELMRLQPSEVLVPTNAPDLGSLLRPGETSPHLPECLPPSFCYSLRSQLPFTQAEARSTLLQKFKVRSLEGLGCDHLPLAVRAAGGLLEYVEDTQKAGQVSLQRLRTYTITDYLIVDNQTRRNLEITQTVRDGTFHGSLLWALDNTSTAMGSRALRRWLLQPLLDIKGIRSRQDTIQELVQNTPLRQDLRHLLRQIYDLERLTGRASSGTANARDLVALADSLSRLPELANLVAQANSPFLKALQKVPPILEELAQKIHAHLVESPPLHIKEGGLIRAGVNPLLDERKATVEADHQWIANLEVDERARTGIPLLKVGFNETFGYYISISRAKADQVPSNYIRKQTLKNEERYITPELKEREARILTARDDLHKLEYEIFVNLREEVGEQAEAIRNLSRAVAAADVLCGLAELAVHQGYCRPEMVNGRELKIVDGRHPVVEQSLPAGFFVPNSTELGNSEESNLLPDLVILTGPNASGKSCYLRQVGLIQLMAQIGSFVPAKSARLGVCDRIFTRVGAVDDLATGQSTFMVEMNETANILNHATSNSLVLLDEIGRGTATFDGLSIAWAVAEYLAMEIRSRTIFATHYHELNELSAMLLNVANYQVTVKELPDQIIFLHQVQPGGADKSYGIEAGRLAGLPAVVIQRAKQVMGQIEKHSKIAIGLQNLD; from the coding sequence ATGACCGCTTCTGACATCCAGCCAACCCAACCCAATACACCCCCAACGCCTCACGCCGATACTCGACTAGTAGACCGAACTAAGCTGAGTAAAATGTACCAGCACTATGTCGAGGTAAAAGATAAGCACCCTCATGCGCTGTTGCTGTACCGTGTAGGTGATTTTTTTGAAACGTTTTTTCAAGATGCGGTAACAGTAGCTAGAGAATTAGAATTAGTTTTAACTAGTAAACACGGCGGTGAAGTGGGACGGGTAGCGATGACTGGTGTTCCTCATCATGCTTGGGAACGCTACACTACCCAACTGGTGGAAAAAGGCTACGCTGTAGTAATTTGTGACCAAGTAGAAGATGCTTCGGAGGCGGTGGGTTTGGTGCGGCGGGAGGTGACGCGCATCCTTACCCCCGGCACTTTGTTAGAAGAAGGGATGTTAAAATCTAGTCGCAATAATTACTTGGCGGCTGTGGTAATTGCGGGGAGTCATTGGGGATTAGCTTATGCAGACATCTCTACCGGAGAATTTCTCACCACACAAGATAGTGATTGGGAAAGGTTGACCCAGGAATTGATGCGATTACAGCCTTCGGAGGTACTGGTTCCTACCAATGCGCCAGACTTAGGCAGTTTGCTGCGTCCGGGGGAAACTTCGCCACATTTACCCGAATGTTTACCCCCATCATTTTGTTATAGCTTGCGATCGCAACTACCCTTCACCCAAGCCGAAGCCAGAAGTACATTATTGCAGAAATTCAAGGTGCGATCGCTTGAAGGTTTGGGTTGTGACCATCTCCCCTTGGCTGTGCGTGCGGCTGGTGGGTTGTTGGAATATGTGGAAGATACGCAAAAAGCCGGACAAGTATCCTTACAAAGACTCCGCACCTATACCATCACCGACTATCTCATAGTTGATAACCAAACCCGGCGTAACTTAGAAATTACTCAAACAGTCCGCGATGGGACTTTTCACGGTTCTTTGTTATGGGCTTTAGATAACACTAGCACGGCTATGGGAAGTCGCGCTTTACGCCGATGGCTGTTACAACCGCTACTTGATATTAAAGGTATTCGCTCACGCCAAGATACTATCCAAGAATTGGTGCAAAATACACCCCTAAGGCAAGATTTACGGCATTTATTACGGCAAATTTACGATTTAGAAAGGCTGACAGGGCGTGCTAGTTCAGGAACTGCCAACGCGCGGGATTTAGTAGCTCTAGCTGATTCTCTCTCTCGCTTACCAGAACTAGCTAACCTAGTTGCCCAAGCTAATTCACCCTTCCTCAAGGCTTTGCAGAAAGTGCCACCAATTTTAGAAGAGTTGGCGCAAAAAATACACGCACATCTAGTAGAATCACCACCATTACACATCAAAGAAGGTGGCTTAATTCGTGCAGGCGTGAATCCTTTGTTGGATGAGAGAAAGGCGACTGTAGAAGCAGATCACCAATGGATTGCTAATTTAGAAGTAGATGAAAGGGCGAGAACGGGAATACCCTTACTCAAGGTAGGATTTAACGAAACCTTTGGTTACTACATTAGTATTTCCCGTGCTAAAGCTGACCAAGTACCTTCTAACTATATCCGCAAGCAAACCCTGAAGAATGAAGAACGTTACATCACCCCAGAACTGAAGGAACGGGAAGCCAGGATTCTTACAGCGCGGGATGATTTACATAAATTGGAATATGAGATTTTTGTCAATTTACGCGAAGAAGTGGGAGAACAGGCGGAAGCAATTCGTAACCTGTCCCGCGCTGTAGCCGCCGCCGATGTATTATGTGGTTTAGCTGAGTTGGCGGTGCATCAAGGCTATTGTCGCCCGGAAATGGTAAATGGACGCGAGTTAAAAATCGTTGATGGTCGCCATCCTGTGGTAGAACAATCATTACCTGCGGGTTTCTTTGTCCCTAATTCTACGGAATTGGGGAATAGTGAAGAAAGTAACTTACTTCCAGACTTAGTTATTCTCACTGGGCCTAACGCCAGTGGTAAAAGTTGTTACCTGCGTCAAGTAGGGTTAATTCAACTAATGGCGCAAATTGGCAGTTTTGTCCCGGCTAAGTCTGCGAGGTTGGGAGTGTGCGATCGCATTTTTACCCGCGTCGGTGCTGTGGATGATTTAGCTACGGGTCAATCTACATTTATGGTAGAGATGAATGAAACGGCAAATATTCTCAATCATGCCACATCTAACTCCCTGGTTTTGTTAGATGAAATTGGTAGAGGAACCGCAACTTTTGACGGTCTTTCTATTGCTTGGGCGGTTGCAGAATATCTGGCAATGGAGATTCGTTCCCGCACAATTTTTGCCACTCACTACCACGAATTAAATGAACTGTCGGCAATGTTACTCAATGTAGCTAACTATCAGGTGACGGTGAAAGAATTACCAGACCAAATCATCTTTCTGCACCAAGTCCAACCGGGGGGCGCTGATAAGTCTTATGGTATTGAGGCGGGAAGGTTAGCGGGTTTACCAGCAGTGGTAATTCAACGGGCGAAACAAGTAATGGGGCAAATTGAGAAACATAGTAAGATTGCGATCGGCTTACAAAATTTGGATTAA